In Rutidosis leptorrhynchoides isolate AG116_Rl617_1_P2 chromosome 2, CSIRO_AGI_Rlap_v1, whole genome shotgun sequence, one genomic interval encodes:
- the LOC139893014 gene encoding transcription factor MYB4-like, giving the protein MVRAPCVDKNGIKKGAWSEEEDNQLRSYVERYGHWNWRELPKYAGLARCGKSCRLRWMNYLRPTVKRGNFSKEEEDLIDKYHNEMGNKWSAIAAKLPGRSDNEIKNHWHTHLKKRTPKYVQDVSSQEKNSLVIEQIMQFNGQPPSGISTSSTNVISNESIASHKISDDSIVSRRVYEDSSSNSSGVEGRLLIDLNQEYVEEE; this is encoded by the exons ATGGTGAGAGCACCTTGTGTTGATAAAAATGGAATTAAAAAAGGAGCTTGGAGTGAAGAAGAAGATAATCAATTAAGATCGTATGTTGAACGTTACGGTCATTGGAATTGGCGCGAACTTCCTAAATATGCTG GTTTAGCCAGATGTGGCAAGAGTTGTAGATTGCGATGGATGAATTATCTTCGACCAACTGTCAAGCGTGGGAATTTTAGTAAAGAAGAAGAAGATCTCATTGACAAGTATCACAACGAAATGGGAAACAA ATGGTCAGCCATTGCTGCAAAGTTACCAGGAAGAAGTGATAACGAGATAAAAAACCATTGGCACACCCACTTGAAAAAACGCACCCCTAAATACGTTCAAGACGTCTCTAGTcaagaaaaaaattctttagttATTGAACAAATTATGCAATTCAACGGTCAACCACCAAGCGGTATTTCAACTTCTAGTACAAATGTTATTTCCAACGAATCAATAGCATCTCACAAAATATCTGATGATTCAATCGTGTCACGAAGAGTTTATGAAGATTCATCATCAAATTCTTCAGGTGTAGAGGGACGGTTGTTGATAGATTTAAATCAAGAATATGTAGAGGAGGAATGA